The Ignavibacteria bacterium genome includes the window AAGATTTCAGTTTCAACAACAGATAAACTTATTTCCAGTTTGCTCGTTACCGGGTTTCCGTACAACATCACGGAAAACCCAATGAACTGTGTTCAACATTTTCAACATTTTTTGTACGAAGCGCAAGCGGTTCGTCGTCTCGGCTCTGCTGCGTTGGATTTATGTTATGTTGCCTGCGGGAGATTCGATGGATTTTGGGAAGTTGCTCTCAATCCGTGGGATATGGCAGCGGGCGTTTTACTGATTAAAGAAGCAGGAGGAAGCATTTCCGATTTCTACGGCAAACAACATAATATTTTTCAAAAAGAAATTCTTGCTTCTAATGGTTTAATCCATCAAGAAATGTTGAAGGTTATAAACAAAGCGATACAAACACATTGATGGTATATCGTAAATAACGTAATGTATTTCACTTTTCACTACTCTATGAATAAAATTTTTCCTGTTCTTGTGTTGTATGCTTTCATACACACTCATTCTTTCAGTCAATCAAAACGTATGTATGATTCCCTCGCACGTTCCATTATTACGTACGGTTTAACTTCGGGAAAAGCGTATGAAATGCTGAATGAACTTTGTTTCTCCATTGGACACCGGTTATCCGGTTCGCCTCAAGCAGCACAAGCAGTTGAATGGAGCGCAAACAAAATGCGGGAATATTCGTTGGACAACGTTCGCCTTGAATCATTATACGTTCCTCATTGGATTCGCGGACCAATTGAAGAAGCATCAATTCTCGATAAAGAAATACATAGACCTCTTACGGTTTGCGCATTAGGAGGAAGCATAGGAACGTCTTCAGAAGGAATTACCGCAGCAGTACTCGAAGTAAAAACATTTGAAGAATTACACTCACTCAAAGAGTTTGCGAAAGGAAAAATAATTTTTTTCAATCGTCCGATGCCAAAAGAAAAAATTATGCCGTTTGAAGCATACGGAAGCGCAGTCAATCAACGAGGAAGCGGAGCAATAGAAGCCGCAAAAGTCGGAGGAGTTGCCGCACTTGTTCGTTCAATGACAATGCGGCTCGATGACGTTCCGCATACAGGTTCGATGGGATACAATGATACTGTCAGAAAAATTCCATCCGCCGCAATTAGCACGAATGATGCAGATATGTTGAGCGCTTTTCTTTCGAAAGAAAAAAATGCTATGGTGAATTTAAAACTGTCGTGTGAAACGTTGCCCGATGTTCTTTCAGCAAATGTTCTCGGTGAAATAATTGGTTCCGAAAAACCGGAAGAAATTATTCTCGTTGGCGGACATCTCGATAGTTGGGACAAAGGACAAGGTGCGCATGATGATGGTGCTGGATGCGTTCAATCCATTGAAGCATTACGAATAATACGAGAACTCGGATTGCAACCGAAACGAACAATTCGCGCTGTGCTTTTTATGAATGAAGAAAACGGTTTGCGCGGAGGAAAACACTATGCTCAATTCCATTCCAATGAAAAACACATTGTTGCTGTTGAAACGGATGCCGGTGGATTTTCTCCGCGGGGATTTGGTATTTCAACGGATTCGGTACGTTTTGAAAAAATTGCTCGCTGGTCGTATTTATTTGAATCTATTGACGCAGATAATTTTAAGAAAGGCGGTGGCGGTGCAGATATTTCTGAACTTGCAAAACATGGAGTTCCTGTTATGGGGTTGCGCGTTGACGCACAACGATATTTCGATTATCATCATTCCGACAACGATACATTCGATAAAGTGAATGAACGTGAACTGGAACTCGGCGCAATTGCATTATCCATACTTCTGTTTGTTCTTGCTGAAGAAGGATTGTAAGCATTCGAAATGAAAGAACAAGAGAAAATTATTATTCAACTGCGTCATTCACTCGATGGAGATGCTTGGCATGGACCATCATTGCTTGAACTTCTTTCTGATGTGAATGCAGAACGCGCTTACGCAAAACCGATTTCTTCCGCACATAGCATTAGAGAAATTGTATTGCATATTTTAACGTGGATACGTGTTGTTCGTAAAAGAATGGACGGAATAATTTGT containing:
- a CDS encoding M20/M25/M40 family metallo-hydrolase, which codes for MNKIFPVLVLYAFIHTHSFSQSKRMYDSLARSIITYGLTSGKAYEMLNELCFSIGHRLSGSPQAAQAVEWSANKMREYSLDNVRLESLYVPHWIRGPIEEASILDKEIHRPLTVCALGGSIGTSSEGITAAVLEVKTFEELHSLKEFAKGKIIFFNRPMPKEKIMPFEAYGSAVNQRGSGAIEAAKVGGVAALVRSMTMRLDDVPHTGSMGYNDTVRKIPSAAISTNDADMLSAFLSKEKNAMVNLKLSCETLPDVLSANVLGEIIGSEKPEEIILVGGHLDSWDKGQGAHDDGAGCVQSIEALRIIRELGLQPKRTIRAVLFMNEENGLRGGKHYAQFHSNEKHIVAVETDAGGFSPRGFGISTDSVRFEKIARWSYLFESIDADNFKKGGGGADISELAKHGVPVMGLRVDAQRYFDYHHSDNDTFDKVNERELELGAIALSILLFVLAEEGL